The Carassius auratus strain Wakin unplaced genomic scaffold, ASM336829v1 scaf_tig00011994, whole genome shotgun sequence genome window below encodes:
- the LOC113073339 gene encoding protein kinase C-binding protein 1-like isoform X2, with translation MHPQSLAVEEIKTESDAVDGMEASMPPKAVPDLGSAEPVLAPQKRKAPSPPHSSNGHSPSDTSPSPTKKKKKPGLVNNSKDQCELRHGPFYYVKQPALTTDPVDVVPQDGRNDFYCWVCHREGQVLCCELCPRVYHAKCLKLAAEPEGDWFCPECEKITVAECIETQSKAMTMLNLEQLSYLLKFALQKMKQPGTEPFQKPVSLEQHPDYAEYIFHPMDLSTLEKNIKKKMYGCTEAFLADMKWILHNCIIYNGANHKLTATAKVIVKICEHEMNEIEVCPECYLSACQKRDNWFCEPCSQPHPLVWAKLKGFPFWPAKALRDKDGQVDARFFGQHDRAWVPLNNCYLMSKEIPFSVKKTKSIFNSAMQEMEVYVENVRKKYGVFNYAPFRTPYTPNNQFQMLQDPNNPKKGTVKPDKQDKVKFSFDMTASPKMHLSKTVMSGGPGRRVSVTDMPRSPMSTNSSVHTGSDLEQDERGPRVSSSHYSGGEDSMDCTASPASVKTSNSPKPLLPTPVKQERSSGTGSILNLNLDRIKAEMDLKELSETVQQQQQQQQQGTSVLLSSPKKPTRSLDKTIESCKAQLGINEISDVVYCRVEHSDTDESDKSDSSDSEYMSEDEQKPKDTNHNSSAHRDSKKRARPPSAQAQEQDTAPSTAGGTPGGDQQPSDPQTKEKVSGGVEKDSQEKSKPVQQPQKERTQPGQDARPAGSELEGDSDSERELVIDLGEEQGGREKKKAKRETPSAPSSTTKDQTGIKTDGKASASTSISAASSTDNTSINPGPKDAAPSAIKPPATVPAASTTQATSTSALQPVSAVPVASNMVKKQRPLLPKENTQPAQRPATRNPAGGKCQTSSQKVQRQQQQQVETAPQSQAQPQTSANNSSTRYQTRQSVKAVQHKEPSPVNMGSGTSTSCLAGDFLTPPASADVAADIAKYTTKMMDVIKGTMTEIYNDLSKSTTGNTIAEIRRLRIEIEKLQWLHQQELSEMKHNLELTMAEMRQSLEQERERLVSEVKKQMEMEKQQAVDETKKKQWCANCKKEAIFYCCWNTSYCDYPCQQAHWPEHMKSCTQSATATQQEAETEVSSDAAGKPVGQSPKTQPSPTGERTSPANRGPSPFTDNNKGSSSVAVS, from the exons TTTGGCTGTGGAGGAAATAAAGACGGAGTCTGATGCTGTTGATGGGATGGAGGCGTCCATGCCACCCAAAG CGGTCCCTGATCTAGGATCAGCAGAGCCGGTGTTGGCTCCGCAGAAGAGGAAAGCACCCAGTCCTCCACATTCCTCAAACGGACACTCTCCTTCTGACACGTCACCCAGTcccacaaagaagaagaagaaaccagGATTAGTCAACAACAGTAAAGACCAA TGTGAGCTTAGACATGGTCCCTTTTACTATGTCAAGCAGCCCGCACTCACCACAGACCCTGTTGATGTTGTGCCGCAGGACGGGAGGAATGACTTCTACTGCTGGGTGTGTCACCGCGAGGGTCAGGTGCTCTGCTGTGAGCTCTGCCCGCGCGTCTACCACGCCAAGTGCCTCAAACTGGCCGCAGAGCCTGAGGGCGACTGGTTCTGTCCAGAGTGCGAG AAAATAACGGTGGCTGAGTGCATCGAGACTCAGAGTAAAGCGATGACCATGCTGAACCTGGAGCAGCTGTCCTACCTGCTGAAGTTCGCTTTGCAGAAAATGAAACAGCCAGGG ACCGAACCGTTTCAGAAGCCGGTGTCACTTGAACAGCACCCGGATTATGCCGAGTATATATTTCACCCCATGGATCTGTCCACTCTAGAGAAG AATATCAAGAAGAAAATGTACGGTTGCACAGAAGCGTTTTTGGCCGACATGAAGTGGATTCTCCACAACTGTATCATATATAATGGAG CAAACCATAAGCTAACAGCAACTGCTAAAGTTATCGTCAAGATCTGTGAACACGAA ATGAATGAGATTGAGGTTTGTCCAGAGTGCTACCTGTCCGCCTGTCAGAAGAGGGACAACTGGTTCTGTGAACCTTGT TCTCAGCCTCATCCTTTAGTGTGGGCCAAACTGAAAGGTTTCCCCTTCTGGCCCGCTAAAGCCTTGAGGGACAAGGACGGTCAGGTGGACGCACGCTTCTTTGGCCAGCATGACAG AGCCTGGGTGCCCTTAAACAACTGTTACCTCATGTCTAAGGAGATCCCCTTCTCTGTGAAGAAGACCAAAAGCATCTTCAACAGTGCCATGCAGGAAATGGAGGTCTACGTGGAGAACGTGCGCAAGAAATACGGCGTGTTCAACTACGCCCCGTTCAGGACACCTTACACGCCCAACAACCAGTTCCAGATGCTGCAGGACCCTAATAACCCTAAAAAAGGCACGGTGAAGCCTGACAAACAGGACAAGGTCAAGTTCAGCTTTGACATGACTGCATCCCCAAAGATGCACTTGAGTAAGACCGTGATGTCAGGAGGACCGGGGCGCCGGGTGTCTGTGACAGACATGCCCAGGTCACCAATGAGCACCAACTCCTCAGTCCACACGGGGTCTGACCTCGAGCAGGACGAGCGAGGGCCGAGAGTGTCATCCAGTCACTATAGCGGCGGTGAAGACTCCATGGATTGCACAG CGTCTCCTGCGTCTGTGAAGACAAGCAACAGCCCCAAGCCTCTCCTGCCCACGCCGGTTAAACAGGAAAGGAGTTCAGGCACCGGAAGCATACTTAACCTCAATCTGG ATCGCATTAAAGCTGAAATGGACCTGAAGGAGTTGAGTGAGACtgtacagcaacaacaacaacagcagcagcaaggGACGTCGGTTCTCCTCAGCTCTCCTAAAAAACCTACCAGGAGTTTGGATAAAACTATAGAGAGCTGCAAGGCTCAGCTGG GAATCAATGAGATCTCCGATGTCGTGTACTGCCGTGTTGAGCACAGTGACACAGACGAATCTGACAAATCTGACTCCAGCGACAGTGAATACATGTCTGAGGACGAACAGAAGCCCAAGGACACTAACCACAACAGCAGCGCCCACAGAGACTCCAAAAAGAGAGCCAGACCTCCATCCGCTCAAGCACAAGAACAAGACACTGCCCCGTCAACAGCTGGAGGAACACCAGGTGGAGACCAGCAACCCTCAGATCCCCAGACCAAAGAGAAGGTAAGCGGCGGCGTGGAGAAAGACTCCCAGGAGAAGAGCAAACCCGTGCAGCAGCCCCAGAAAGAGAGGACACAGCCTGGGCAGGACGCTCGGCCGGCTGGATCAGAGCTGGAGGGGGACTCTGACTCTGAGCGGGAGCTGGTGATAGACCTCGGGGAAGAACAGGGCGGGAGGGAAAAGAAGAAAGCCAAGCGAGAGACCCCATCAGCCCCCAGCTCCACAACTAAAGATCAGACCGGCATTAAAACAGATG GTAAAGCGTCTGCATCTACCAGCATATCAGCTGCTTCTTCTACAGATAACACTTCCATCAATCCTGGTCCAAAAGATGCCGCCCCATCAGCCATCAAGCCTCCAGCCACCGTCCCAGCTGCATCTACCACTCAAGCCACCTCCACCTCGGCTCTTCAGCCCGTGTCTGCTGTCCCTGTTGCTTCCAATATGGTGAAAAAACAGCGCCCTCTGCTGCCCAAGGAGAACACGCAGCCGGCCCAGCGTCCTGCGACCAGGAACCCGGCTGGCGGTAAATGCCAGACGTCGTCTCAGAAGGTGCAGagacagcaacaacaacaagttGAGACGGCTCCTCAGAGCCAAGCGCAGCCCCAGACCTCAGCCAACAACTCCAGCACTCGCTACCAGACCAGACAGTCTGTCAAAG CTGTTCAACACAAAGAGCCCTCACCTGTTAACATGGGCTCAGGTACGTCCACTTCCTGTCTGGCTGGGGACTTCCTCACCCCTCCGGCCTCCGCTGATGTCGCCGCTGACATCGCCAAGTACACCACTAAG ATGATGGATGTGATCAAGGGAACGATGACGGAGATATACAATGATCTCTCTAAGAGCACGACGGGGAACACCATTGCAGAG ATCCGGCGGTTGCGGATTGAGATTGAGAAACTCCAGTGGCTGCATCAGCAGGAGCTGTCAGAGATGAAACATAACCTCG agctgaCCATGGCTGAGATGAGGCAGAGTCTGGAGCAGGAGAGAGAGCGGCTGGTGTCAGAGGTGAAGAAACAGATGGAGATGGAGAAACAGCAGGCGGTGGACGAGACCAAGAAGAAGCAGTGGTGTGCCAACTGCAAGAAAGAGGCCATCTTCTACTGCTGCTGGAACACAAGTTACTGTGACTACCCCTGCCAGCAGGCACACTGGCCCGAACACATGAAATCCTGCACCCAGTCAG CCACCGCAACTCAGCAGGAAGCGGAAACAGAAGTCAGTTCGGACGCCGCAGGAAAACCTGTAGGACAGTCCCCTAAAACCCAGCCTTCACCAACCGGTGAAAGAACATCACCCGCAAACCGAGGACCCTCCCCTTTCACAGACAACAATAAAGGCAGCTCCTCTGTGGCTGTCTCATAA
- the LOC113073339 gene encoding protein kinase C-binding protein 1-like isoform X5, producing the protein MHPQSLAVEEIKTESDAVDGMEASMPPKAVPDLGSAEPVLAPQKRKAPSPPHSSNGHSPSDTSPSPTKKKKKPGLVNNSKDQDGRNDFYCWVCHREGQVLCCELCPRVYHAKCLKLAAEPEGDWFCPECEKITVAECIETQSKAMTMLNLEQLSYLLKFALQKMKQPGTEPFQKPVSLEQHPDYAEYIFHPMDLSTLEKNIKKKMYGCTEAFLADMKWILHNCIIYNGANHKLTATAKVIVKICEHEMNEIEVCPECYLSACQKRDNWFCEPCSQPHPLVWAKLKGFPFWPAKALRDKDGQVDARFFGQHDRAWVPLNNCYLMSKEIPFSVKKTKSIFNSAMQEMEVYVENVRKKYGVFNYAPFRTPYTPNNQFQMLQDPNNPKKGTVKPDKQDKVKFSFDMTASPKMHLSKTVMSGGPGRRVSVTDMPRSPMSTNSSVHTGSDLEQDERGPRVSSSHYSGGEDSMDCTASPASVKTSNSPKPLLPTPVKQERSSGTGSILNLNLDRIKAEMDLKELSETVQQQQQQQQQGTSVLLSSPKKPTRSLDKTIESCKAQLGINEISDVVYCRVEHSDTDESDKSDSSDSEYMSEDEQKPKDTNHNSSAHRDSKKRARPPSAQAQEQDTAPSTAGGTPGGDQQPSDPQTKEKVSGGVEKDSQEKSKPVQQPQKERTQPGQDARPAGSELEGDSDSERELVIDLGEEQGGREKKKAKRETPSAPSSTTKDQTGIKTDGKASASTSISAASSTDNTSINPGPKDAAPSAIKPPATVPAASTTQATSTSALQPVSAVPVASNMVKKQRPLLPKENTQPAQRPATRNPAGGKCQTSSQKVQRQQQQQVETAPQSQAQPQTSANNSSTRYQTRQSVKAVQHKEPSPVNMGSGTSTSCLAGDFLTPPASADVAADIAKYTTKMMDVIKGTMTEIYNDLSKSTTGNTIAEIRRLRIEIEKLQWLHQQELSEMKHNLELTMAEMRQSLEQERERLVSEVKKQMEMEKQQAVDETKKKQWCANCKKEAIFYCCWNTSYCDYPCQQAHWPEHMKSCTQSATATQQEAETEVSSDAAGKPVGQSPKTQPSPTGERTSPANRGPSPFTDNNKGSSSVAVS; encoded by the exons TTTGGCTGTGGAGGAAATAAAGACGGAGTCTGATGCTGTTGATGGGATGGAGGCGTCCATGCCACCCAAAG CGGTCCCTGATCTAGGATCAGCAGAGCCGGTGTTGGCTCCGCAGAAGAGGAAAGCACCCAGTCCTCCACATTCCTCAAACGGACACTCTCCTTCTGACACGTCACCCAGTcccacaaagaagaagaagaaaccagGATTAGTCAACAACAGTAAAGACCAA GACGGGAGGAATGACTTCTACTGCTGGGTGTGTCACCGCGAGGGTCAGGTGCTCTGCTGTGAGCTCTGCCCGCGCGTCTACCACGCCAAGTGCCTCAAACTGGCCGCAGAGCCTGAGGGCGACTGGTTCTGTCCAGAGTGCGAG AAAATAACGGTGGCTGAGTGCATCGAGACTCAGAGTAAAGCGATGACCATGCTGAACCTGGAGCAGCTGTCCTACCTGCTGAAGTTCGCTTTGCAGAAAATGAAACAGCCAGGG ACCGAACCGTTTCAGAAGCCGGTGTCACTTGAACAGCACCCGGATTATGCCGAGTATATATTTCACCCCATGGATCTGTCCACTCTAGAGAAG AATATCAAGAAGAAAATGTACGGTTGCACAGAAGCGTTTTTGGCCGACATGAAGTGGATTCTCCACAACTGTATCATATATAATGGAG CAAACCATAAGCTAACAGCAACTGCTAAAGTTATCGTCAAGATCTGTGAACACGAA ATGAATGAGATTGAGGTTTGTCCAGAGTGCTACCTGTCCGCCTGTCAGAAGAGGGACAACTGGTTCTGTGAACCTTGT TCTCAGCCTCATCCTTTAGTGTGGGCCAAACTGAAAGGTTTCCCCTTCTGGCCCGCTAAAGCCTTGAGGGACAAGGACGGTCAGGTGGACGCACGCTTCTTTGGCCAGCATGACAG AGCCTGGGTGCCCTTAAACAACTGTTACCTCATGTCTAAGGAGATCCCCTTCTCTGTGAAGAAGACCAAAAGCATCTTCAACAGTGCCATGCAGGAAATGGAGGTCTACGTGGAGAACGTGCGCAAGAAATACGGCGTGTTCAACTACGCCCCGTTCAGGACACCTTACACGCCCAACAACCAGTTCCAGATGCTGCAGGACCCTAATAACCCTAAAAAAGGCACGGTGAAGCCTGACAAACAGGACAAGGTCAAGTTCAGCTTTGACATGACTGCATCCCCAAAGATGCACTTGAGTAAGACCGTGATGTCAGGAGGACCGGGGCGCCGGGTGTCTGTGACAGACATGCCCAGGTCACCAATGAGCACCAACTCCTCAGTCCACACGGGGTCTGACCTCGAGCAGGACGAGCGAGGGCCGAGAGTGTCATCCAGTCACTATAGCGGCGGTGAAGACTCCATGGATTGCACAG CGTCTCCTGCGTCTGTGAAGACAAGCAACAGCCCCAAGCCTCTCCTGCCCACGCCGGTTAAACAGGAAAGGAGTTCAGGCACCGGAAGCATACTTAACCTCAATCTGG ATCGCATTAAAGCTGAAATGGACCTGAAGGAGTTGAGTGAGACtgtacagcaacaacaacaacagcagcagcaaggGACGTCGGTTCTCCTCAGCTCTCCTAAAAAACCTACCAGGAGTTTGGATAAAACTATAGAGAGCTGCAAGGCTCAGCTGG GAATCAATGAGATCTCCGATGTCGTGTACTGCCGTGTTGAGCACAGTGACACAGACGAATCTGACAAATCTGACTCCAGCGACAGTGAATACATGTCTGAGGACGAACAGAAGCCCAAGGACACTAACCACAACAGCAGCGCCCACAGAGACTCCAAAAAGAGAGCCAGACCTCCATCCGCTCAAGCACAAGAACAAGACACTGCCCCGTCAACAGCTGGAGGAACACCAGGTGGAGACCAGCAACCCTCAGATCCCCAGACCAAAGAGAAGGTAAGCGGCGGCGTGGAGAAAGACTCCCAGGAGAAGAGCAAACCCGTGCAGCAGCCCCAGAAAGAGAGGACACAGCCTGGGCAGGACGCTCGGCCGGCTGGATCAGAGCTGGAGGGGGACTCTGACTCTGAGCGGGAGCTGGTGATAGACCTCGGGGAAGAACAGGGCGGGAGGGAAAAGAAGAAAGCCAAGCGAGAGACCCCATCAGCCCCCAGCTCCACAACTAAAGATCAGACCGGCATTAAAACAGATG GTAAAGCGTCTGCATCTACCAGCATATCAGCTGCTTCTTCTACAGATAACACTTCCATCAATCCTGGTCCAAAAGATGCCGCCCCATCAGCCATCAAGCCTCCAGCCACCGTCCCAGCTGCATCTACCACTCAAGCCACCTCCACCTCGGCTCTTCAGCCCGTGTCTGCTGTCCCTGTTGCTTCCAATATGGTGAAAAAACAGCGCCCTCTGCTGCCCAAGGAGAACACGCAGCCGGCCCAGCGTCCTGCGACCAGGAACCCGGCTGGCGGTAAATGCCAGACGTCGTCTCAGAAGGTGCAGagacagcaacaacaacaagttGAGACGGCTCCTCAGAGCCAAGCGCAGCCCCAGACCTCAGCCAACAACTCCAGCACTCGCTACCAGACCAGACAGTCTGTCAAAG CTGTTCAACACAAAGAGCCCTCACCTGTTAACATGGGCTCAGGTACGTCCACTTCCTGTCTGGCTGGGGACTTCCTCACCCCTCCGGCCTCCGCTGATGTCGCCGCTGACATCGCCAAGTACACCACTAAG ATGATGGATGTGATCAAGGGAACGATGACGGAGATATACAATGATCTCTCTAAGAGCACGACGGGGAACACCATTGCAGAG ATCCGGCGGTTGCGGATTGAGATTGAGAAACTCCAGTGGCTGCATCAGCAGGAGCTGTCAGAGATGAAACATAACCTCG agctgaCCATGGCTGAGATGAGGCAGAGTCTGGAGCAGGAGAGAGAGCGGCTGGTGTCAGAGGTGAAGAAACAGATGGAGATGGAGAAACAGCAGGCGGTGGACGAGACCAAGAAGAAGCAGTGGTGTGCCAACTGCAAGAAAGAGGCCATCTTCTACTGCTGCTGGAACACAAGTTACTGTGACTACCCCTGCCAGCAGGCACACTGGCCCGAACACATGAAATCCTGCACCCAGTCAG CCACCGCAACTCAGCAGGAAGCGGAAACAGAAGTCAGTTCGGACGCCGCAGGAAAACCTGTAGGACAGTCCCCTAAAACCCAGCCTTCACCAACCGGTGAAAGAACATCACCCGCAAACCGAGGACCCTCCCCTTTCACAGACAACAATAAAGGCAGCTCCTCTGTGGCTGTCTCATAA
- the LOC113073339 gene encoding protein kinase C-binding protein 1-like isoform X3: MEASMPPKAVPDLGSAEPVLAPQKRKAPSPPHSSNGHSPSDTSPSPTKKKKKPGLVNNSKDQCELRHGPFYYVKQPALTTDPVDVVPQDGRNDFYCWVCHREGQVLCCELCPRVYHAKCLKLAAEPEGDWFCPECEKITVAECIETQSKAMTMLNLEQLSYLLKFALQKMKQPGTEPFQKPVSLEQHPDYAEYIFHPMDLSTLEKNIKKKMYGCTEAFLADMKWILHNCIIYNGANHKLTATAKVIVKICEHEMNEIEVCPECYLSACQKRDNWFCEPCSQPHPLVWAKLKGFPFWPAKALRDKDGQVDARFFGQHDRAWVPLNNCYLMSKEIPFSVKKTKSIFNSAMQEMEVYVENVRKKYGVFNYAPFRTPYTPNNQFQMLQDPNNPKKGTVKPDKQDKVKFSFDMTASPKMHLSKTVMSGGPGRRVSVTDMPRSPMSTNSSVHTGSDLEQDERGPRVSSSHYSGGEDSMDCTASPASVKTSNSPKPLLPTPVKQERSSGTGSILNLNLDRIKAEMDLKELSETVQQQQQQQQQGTSVLLSSPKKPTRSLDKTIESCKAQLGINEISDVVYCRVEHSDTDESDKSDSSDSEYMSEDEQKPKDTNHNSSAHRDSKKRARPPSAQAQEQDTAPSTAGGTPGGDQQPSDPQTKEKVSGGVEKDSQEKSKPVQQPQKERTQPGQDARPAGSELEGDSDSERELVIDLGEEQGGREKKKAKRETPSAPSSTTKDQTGIKTDGKASASTSISAASSTDNTSINPGPKDAAPSAIKPPATVPAASTTQATSTSALQPVSAVPVASNMVKKQRPLLPKENTQPAQRPATRNPAGGKCQTSSQKVQRQQQQQVETAPQSQAQPQTSANNSSTRYQTRQSVKAVQHKEPSPVNMGSGTSTSCLAGDFLTPPASADVAADIAKYTTKMMDVIKGTMTEIYNDLSKSTTGNTIAEIRRLRIEIEKLQWLHQQELSEMKHNLELTMAEMRQSLEQERERLVSEVKKQMEMEKQQAVDETKKKQWCANCKKEAIFYCCWNTSYCDYPCQQAHWPEHMKSCTQSECATFTKRLEERRNDRDQEVLQARFKLLLPKLAPKLSVPVCTKCKTTTLNGYVQNRKCVY; the protein is encoded by the exons ATGGAGGCGTCCATGCCACCCAAAG CGGTCCCTGATCTAGGATCAGCAGAGCCGGTGTTGGCTCCGCAGAAGAGGAAAGCACCCAGTCCTCCACATTCCTCAAACGGACACTCTCCTTCTGACACGTCACCCAGTcccacaaagaagaagaagaaaccagGATTAGTCAACAACAGTAAAGACCAA TGTGAGCTTAGACATGGTCCCTTTTACTATGTCAAGCAGCCCGCACTCACCACAGACCCTGTTGATGTTGTGCCGCAGGACGGGAGGAATGACTTCTACTGCTGGGTGTGTCACCGCGAGGGTCAGGTGCTCTGCTGTGAGCTCTGCCCGCGCGTCTACCACGCCAAGTGCCTCAAACTGGCCGCAGAGCCTGAGGGCGACTGGTTCTGTCCAGAGTGCGAG AAAATAACGGTGGCTGAGTGCATCGAGACTCAGAGTAAAGCGATGACCATGCTGAACCTGGAGCAGCTGTCCTACCTGCTGAAGTTCGCTTTGCAGAAAATGAAACAGCCAGGG ACCGAACCGTTTCAGAAGCCGGTGTCACTTGAACAGCACCCGGATTATGCCGAGTATATATTTCACCCCATGGATCTGTCCACTCTAGAGAAG AATATCAAGAAGAAAATGTACGGTTGCACAGAAGCGTTTTTGGCCGACATGAAGTGGATTCTCCACAACTGTATCATATATAATGGAG CAAACCATAAGCTAACAGCAACTGCTAAAGTTATCGTCAAGATCTGTGAACACGAA ATGAATGAGATTGAGGTTTGTCCAGAGTGCTACCTGTCCGCCTGTCAGAAGAGGGACAACTGGTTCTGTGAACCTTGT TCTCAGCCTCATCCTTTAGTGTGGGCCAAACTGAAAGGTTTCCCCTTCTGGCCCGCTAAAGCCTTGAGGGACAAGGACGGTCAGGTGGACGCACGCTTCTTTGGCCAGCATGACAG AGCCTGGGTGCCCTTAAACAACTGTTACCTCATGTCTAAGGAGATCCCCTTCTCTGTGAAGAAGACCAAAAGCATCTTCAACAGTGCCATGCAGGAAATGGAGGTCTACGTGGAGAACGTGCGCAAGAAATACGGCGTGTTCAACTACGCCCCGTTCAGGACACCTTACACGCCCAACAACCAGTTCCAGATGCTGCAGGACCCTAATAACCCTAAAAAAGGCACGGTGAAGCCTGACAAACAGGACAAGGTCAAGTTCAGCTTTGACATGACTGCATCCCCAAAGATGCACTTGAGTAAGACCGTGATGTCAGGAGGACCGGGGCGCCGGGTGTCTGTGACAGACATGCCCAGGTCACCAATGAGCACCAACTCCTCAGTCCACACGGGGTCTGACCTCGAGCAGGACGAGCGAGGGCCGAGAGTGTCATCCAGTCACTATAGCGGCGGTGAAGACTCCATGGATTGCACAG CGTCTCCTGCGTCTGTGAAGACAAGCAACAGCCCCAAGCCTCTCCTGCCCACGCCGGTTAAACAGGAAAGGAGTTCAGGCACCGGAAGCATACTTAACCTCAATCTGG ATCGCATTAAAGCTGAAATGGACCTGAAGGAGTTGAGTGAGACtgtacagcaacaacaacaacagcagcagcaaggGACGTCGGTTCTCCTCAGCTCTCCTAAAAAACCTACCAGGAGTTTGGATAAAACTATAGAGAGCTGCAAGGCTCAGCTGG GAATCAATGAGATCTCCGATGTCGTGTACTGCCGTGTTGAGCACAGTGACACAGACGAATCTGACAAATCTGACTCCAGCGACAGTGAATACATGTCTGAGGACGAACAGAAGCCCAAGGACACTAACCACAACAGCAGCGCCCACAGAGACTCCAAAAAGAGAGCCAGACCTCCATCCGCTCAAGCACAAGAACAAGACACTGCCCCGTCAACAGCTGGAGGAACACCAGGTGGAGACCAGCAACCCTCAGATCCCCAGACCAAAGAGAAGGTAAGCGGCGGCGTGGAGAAAGACTCCCAGGAGAAGAGCAAACCCGTGCAGCAGCCCCAGAAAGAGAGGACACAGCCTGGGCAGGACGCTCGGCCGGCTGGATCAGAGCTGGAGGGGGACTCTGACTCTGAGCGGGAGCTGGTGATAGACCTCGGGGAAGAACAGGGCGGGAGGGAAAAGAAGAAAGCCAAGCGAGAGACCCCATCAGCCCCCAGCTCCACAACTAAAGATCAGACCGGCATTAAAACAGATG GTAAAGCGTCTGCATCTACCAGCATATCAGCTGCTTCTTCTACAGATAACACTTCCATCAATCCTGGTCCAAAAGATGCCGCCCCATCAGCCATCAAGCCTCCAGCCACCGTCCCAGCTGCATCTACCACTCAAGCCACCTCCACCTCGGCTCTTCAGCCCGTGTCTGCTGTCCCTGTTGCTTCCAATATGGTGAAAAAACAGCGCCCTCTGCTGCCCAAGGAGAACACGCAGCCGGCCCAGCGTCCTGCGACCAGGAACCCGGCTGGCGGTAAATGCCAGACGTCGTCTCAGAAGGTGCAGagacagcaacaacaacaagttGAGACGGCTCCTCAGAGCCAAGCGCAGCCCCAGACCTCAGCCAACAACTCCAGCACTCGCTACCAGACCAGACAGTCTGTCAAAG CTGTTCAACACAAAGAGCCCTCACCTGTTAACATGGGCTCAGGTACGTCCACTTCCTGTCTGGCTGGGGACTTCCTCACCCCTCCGGCCTCCGCTGATGTCGCCGCTGACATCGCCAAGTACACCACTAAG ATGATGGATGTGATCAAGGGAACGATGACGGAGATATACAATGATCTCTCTAAGAGCACGACGGGGAACACCATTGCAGAG ATCCGGCGGTTGCGGATTGAGATTGAGAAACTCCAGTGGCTGCATCAGCAGGAGCTGTCAGAGATGAAACATAACCTCG agctgaCCATGGCTGAGATGAGGCAGAGTCTGGAGCAGGAGAGAGAGCGGCTGGTGTCAGAGGTGAAGAAACAGATGGAGATGGAGAAACAGCAGGCGGTGGACGAGACCAAGAAGAAGCAGTGGTGTGCCAACTGCAAGAAAGAGGCCATCTTCTACTGCTGCTGGAACACAAGTTACTGTGACTACCCCTGCCAGCAGGCACACTGGCCCGAACACATGAAATCCTGCACCCAGTCAG AGTGTGCCACTTTTACCAAAAGACTAGAAGAGAGAAGAAATGACAGGGATCAAGAAGTCTTACAGGCCAGATTCAAACTTTTATTGCCCAAATTAGCACCAAAGCTCAGTGTGCCAGTATGTACCAAATGCAAGACCACAACTCTGAATGGCTATGTTCAGAATAGGAAATGTGTATACTAA